From the Aquarana catesbeiana isolate 2022-GZ linkage group LG10, ASM4218655v1, whole genome shotgun sequence genome, the window CGTTTGGTGATAGTGAAAAAAGTCCCATTGGATGAAACGTCAATTAAGTGTCATAAaaaatccaaatcaccaacaatatacaaaaaaaagtccaagtgataatgatGAAATTCTGTGACAGCAaggaagggtccaccaccagaaatggaaggggttactccttaccagaaggccatgaccccccaccacagaggatcacagcaagcaggaatcTTTAGAAGCCAAGaaatgggaactgccagcggtgtccaccaggggtcatctcatcatcagcaaCTCCAACAACCCGGGGCCTTTTATGGCAGTCACAGCTCAGATCTGCCTGCAGTTTCCAACAATATCAATGGAGTGATGCTCATCTGGACTGACAGCACCTGTAAAGAGGGCAATATATGTCCTGACCATCTCATGCCCAATCGTAAAGATGTCCGGAGGTTTTGCAAATCTTACTTTCCCTCCTAGTCAGGAACCTTTACCTACTGCTAGTACTGTTTCTAACAGATGGGTTACctttccctacactacccactcacATAAAGTGTGCCAATCTCAGGGGCCAGGgttttaaatagactctgccacacctaagatggccaccagagtcgcAGGGGtggccagcatccaattggatcactgccccagtgactcagaaagccatagagcaggggtcagcaacctgtggatcgtgatctaccagtagattgtGGACAGTTGACTGGTAGAtcttggtctgggcttgctgacccgctattccagagcatcagagtgcaatgtagagggactacttgtaaagttggagctgtggGTAGGGAGCAAGAGTCACATAAGCCAATGCCTCCCTTGTAGTGCCAGCTCCTGACAGATGCGGAGTGatgccaactgcactccacctcttatcccggctagtggtctccagagtggtgccagcagcaggaaagaagagatcttcaagATCTtcaagatctcttctttcctgctgctggcaccactctggagaccactagccgggataagaggtggagtgcagttggcatCACTCCGCATCTGTCAGGAGCTGGCACTACAAGGGAGGCATTGGCTTATGTGACTCTTGCTCCCTACccacagctccaactttacaagtagtccctctacattgcactctgatgctctggaatagcgggtcagcaagcccagaccaagaTCTGCCTttctacaattgatgtttttgtggggATTGCTGCTTTACACATTATCTGATCCTCACTTTGTTTTTAGCGCAGTTCTTTTCACCATTTTTCATATTtacttgagagtaacttggtttaagagcatttttttttactaaattttttaaataaattttgacttgatatacaagggatgtcttgatatacaagtaacatcacaactgagtataaaagagaagagaggcacctctaagtgccggttcacacaggggcggcacgacttgcaggtcgcctcagcgaggcgacctgcaaacgacttctgaggcgacttgcaaaacgacttctgtatagaaatctatgcaagtcgccccaagtcgcccccaaagtagtacaggaaactttttctaagtcggagcgacttgcgtcgctcctattagaacgattttttagcacagaacgggaggcgacttgtcaggcgactaggtcgcctgacaagtcgcccctatgtgaaccgagcctaagtgtagcaatatggttacatttaatgaaggtacaacatttagcaacatattgctacacttagaggctcctctcttctcttttatactctggagctcctgctggattttgcttctaatccccttgtggaggcttccatttgtagaaggacattttatggttacacaacctgatcacattgctataatctttttatatggactataaactgaaggacctatgaataaatggttgtggaatgaatcatttgagtttccattatttcttatggggaaatttgctttgatatacaagtgctttggattacaagcacgtttctggaatgaattatacttgcaatccaagattttactgtatagGACATTACACAGATAGATTTTGCAGGTTTTCAGTAAATATAAGCTACATTGGGTCTaaacaatgtcattttttttattttacagtcaGCACTTCTTCTTGTTTATACAGCGAGGATTGGGCTCATTGGACAGGACGTACCCGtcatcgcacacacagcggggcaTGCAGTACCGAGATTGTTGGTAGTGGATGCCCAGATTGTCACAAGTCGGCAGAGGTGTCCTGTAACACGGCACAAAGTGTGCGTTTTCCTGGCAGGTCACTTCACAAGAGCTGACGGGCACACAGACATCCGAATCCGCTGATTGGAAGACGAACCCTTCATTACACATACAAGCCGGCGTACACTTCCCGGTGCAGGCGGTGAGGGGGAGGGAGTCACAGCTACTGTAGCAAGGAGATCTGCAGCCGTAGGATGAGTTAGGAGGGCATGGAACTTCTACAGTGGAAAAAGCAAGAGGTTATGGAAAGAATGATGAATAACCAGAGAACATAACCAAAATGTACAAGGTAAAGAATCCTTTTAATGTTCAAAAAAGGAGAGAGATATACAAGTCGGGCTTTATATGtgccacaaataaataaatacatttttttttacatgatttaaTCGCTTaccgaccagcgcacgacaatatatacgtcggcacaatggcacggctgtgcaaatgggcgtacaggtacgtcccctttaagaagcggcattgtgggcacgcgcgtATCCGCCgtgtgctccgtgaccgtgcccgcgtgacccgcgatcgtgtcacggagcagcaaAACGCGGAGATCCCTatctaaacaaggcatttccctgttctgctccTGATGacctccctgtcatcaggagcagtgatcgctgtcatgtgagtggaagcccacccccccccccacagttagaatcactccctaggacacaattaagcccttgatcgccccctggtgtttaaccccttctctgccagtgtcatttacacagtaatcagtgcctttttatagcactgatcgctgtataaatgacaatggtcccaaaatagtgtcaaaaatgtccgatgtgtccgccataatgtcgcagtcatgataaaaatagcagatcgccgccattactaataaaaaaaaaattataataaaaatgccataaatctatcccctattttgtagacgctataacttttgcacaaaccaatcaatatattgcttattgcaattttttttttaccaaaaatatgtagaagaatacgtatcggcctaaactgaggaaaaaaatagtttttttatatatttttgggggatatttattataccaaaaagtaaaaaatattgctttttttttcaaaatcgtcgctctgtttttgtttatagcacaaaaaataaaaactgcagaggtgatcaaataccaccaaaagaaagctctatttgtgggaaaaaaagggcatcaattttgtttgggtgcaacgtcgcacgaccgcgcaattgtcagttaaagcaacacagtgctgtgtcgcaaaaagtgctctggtcaggaagggggtaaattcttccggggctgaagtgcaaCAGAAAACCTTGTTAAAAACGCTGatcttatatacactatattaccaaaagtactgggacgcctgcctttacacacacatgaactttaatggcatcccagtcttagtccgtagggttcaatattgagttggaccaccctttgcagctataacagcttcatctcttatGGGAAGGCTGAAAAAATAGGTGATACCTATAAGCCACGCACACTGAACCAAACaataaactaaaattaaaaatatttgtgaatCTGTGGGGAGCAGCTCGTAGTAAGTCCAAAGTCTAATTGTGTAAAGAAATTGAGTAAATACATTTTATACTGCGCATTTATTTACTCAACtatgggaaggctgtacacaaggtttaggagggtgtctatgggaatgtttggccgttcttccagaagtgcatttgtgaggtcaggcactgatgttggacgagaaggcctggctcgcagtcttcgctctaattcatcccaaaggtgttctgtggggttgaggccaggactcagtgcaggccagacaagttcctccttCCCAGACTCGCTCAttcctgtctttatggaccttgcttcatgcactgatccaaatcaattggtggaggggggattatggtgtgggggttgtttttcaggggttgggtttggcctcttagttccagtgaagggaactcttaaggtgtcagcataccaagacattttggacaattttatgctcccaactttgtgggaacagtttggagatggccccttcctgttccaacatgactgcacaccagtgcacaaagcatggatgagcgagtttggggtggaggaacttgactggcctgcactgatggaacactgatgaaattgtccaaaatgtcttatgctggcaccttaagagttcccttcactatgcccgcccctaatctacatgcagtgcactggaagcatggatttcaatgggttttttttttttaagcacatgattagagcctgaggctcaaaaagggtgggctcgggggcgcagagcactgcaccctgagcccacccagttgtgtgacaatagggaattaatattccctattgtcttcctgctactcctcccagccaaccaggaagcgggtcttaagactcgATTGACCGAGAGAAGAAGCGACCGCATGGGCCGTCAAggaggaagccgccgaggaggaggacatgcagggggaagccgccgaagctgcACGCGACCTAGATGGTGTAGgtgcggggctggtggggggaCGAGCAAGTGATGGGGGGTGGTTTGCCGATAGACCGAGCAATGGAGGGGGGTTAGACTGACAGACCGATCGAACAGGGGGCGGTGGGTGGTTTGtttgacacactgcagagcacagtgagctctgagagctgattggagggagatgacaccccccctccccccattcacacagcacacaggaacagagctgtcaGTTGCActaagtgctctggattgagacaagtacacactatagaggggtatgctttgttcatatttaatgtaaCTGATAACAAATCAGCACTGGCAGAGAACACAGGCTATAGAAATGGAATTTAATCGCACACACTGTATTTGTCAAATACTATATTTACTTTCTTTACTTTTGTTTTGGAACAGATTGGTGGATTCTTGGCTCTGGGTAACTTTCAGGCTCGGTATGAGATAAGAGTGTCTTTGCTGGGGTCATTTCTATAACGTATGTTGGGTGTGTGCGTCTCTTTGTAGCCTTGATGAAGGGGGCTGGTTTGTTCCTCGAAAGATGTTAGTTCCTTGTGGTTGTACTTTTGCAGTTTGTGGATCACCATGTATGTTTGGCACTCCTTCTAGTTCAGATACCTATACTACTCAAGATTGGTGACCCCCTTGATTTGAAAGGTTCCTTTTTGTGGGGGCTTCAAAACCAAGGGTATTTTAGGCCCAAGTAAAGATCTTctagtatctaaaaaaaaaatgtattttcagcaCCTCGCACCTATCCTTACTTGGGTCTGTTGTTGAGccgggttagtgttggggtcaagGGAGATCTAAATTTTCACCTTGGGGATTAGAGGGTAACATTTAAGTTGAAGTGCATGAGATGACGAGGAGGGGCCTAACTAAAGTCATGTAAGGGTTGCCTTCTTCCAGCAGTTTGCGATCAGCATCTCAAGTGGTTACATGAACGCAGTGCAATACAGAATCCATTTATGGCTACTAGCACTGAGGACATTGAATCATACAGGTAGCTGCTCTCTATATTGTACAGATGACTGGCTCACAGTGgcgtcggcgggggggggggggggctcaccgtGGCTGAAGCCccaagtgggtccccaaaaagccccaggtctcGAGTGGGCACCGTTCTATTAATAGTCCCAAGCGTCGCCGAGCGCGGACCGGTCTTATCCCGAGTGCCGCCGAGTGCCACCAAGTGCCGCCGCGTCACATAGCAGGTCTCCCCTTCTGGAgtctgcagcactgatggacatcccactggtccaatggtgggaccgcaggacgtgtgacgtccatcataggcactgcaggctccagaaggtgggaattacaacgCGGCAGCCGCGTGAGATCCCAGCTGGGCGCttggctctgctcctctcctcctctcctcctctcctccggctgcctgctgtgatgatgggGGTGCACCGCAGACCACGGCTGAGCTGCTTCTGCAGGACACATGAAGATTcctggttaggtaggtcagtgtgtgtcactaccgtcagtgtatgtaggtcagtgtgtgtcaggtaggtcagtgtatgttaggtaggtaggtcagtgtatgtcaggtaggtaggtcagtgtatgtcaggtaggtcagtgtgtatcaggtaggtcagtgtatgtatgtcaggtaggtaagtcagtgtatgtcaggtaggcaggtcagtgtatgtcaggtaggtcagtgtgtgtcaggtaggtcagtgtatgtatgtcaggtaggtcagtgtatgtcagtaaggtcagtgtgtgtgtcaggtaggtcagtgtatgtatgtcaggtaggtcagtgtgtgtcaggtaggtcagtgtatgtatgtcaggtaggtcagtgtgtgtcaggtaggtcagtgtatgtatgtcaggtaggtcagtgcatgtcaggtaggtcagtgcatgtcagataggtcagtgcatgtcaggtaagtaggtcagtgtatgtatgacagataggtaggtcagtgtatgtatgtcaggtaggtcagtgtggcagGCAAGTAGGTCAGTGTGGCAGGCAgatgagtttagtggtcagcattgatgggcaccggtaagccaggcagcaaccagcaagtgagcttacccccccgccacacaactacaccgcccagccaaaaaacccaaTGCTGCCACCTTAGACCCCCTCTCCCGTGCCGGCCTTGGAATTTGGGCTGAagccctggtctttttgccacctagtaaCTCCCCTGCTGGCTCAGGCTGAATATGAACATTGCAAAGGGTTACAATGGCCTTTTTGGTTATCATCAAGTGGCTATTATAATTGTATGGAAATCATGGCTTCTATATAGTAGGGCTTGGGACCCAATGAGACGGCGGCTTCACAAACATTCAAAGCACGAGGAATGGGAAGGCAGAGGTACAGTAATAGGTTGTATTTGCTTATTGTTCCTGGATGCATAAAAGTTGTCCCTTTCAACGTCTGAAGTGTTGACAAGTGCTGAGCTCCCAATGGAAATAAACTCTTCTAGAGAAGGGTCGGTGGGGTTACTTACGTGTGGTGGCAGCTTGGCTTTCCCCAATCAGAAGCATGCTGAAAGCTGAGAGCAAACAAAAATCTGAATTGATATCATAGGAGGGGCACATATACAACAATCATCCAGAAATGTCTCTATATGATAAAGCAGACTCACCCAACACCAAAAGCTGAATCACCATCTGACACCTTGATGTGGCCATGGCTGATCTGTGTCTGCAATTAAATCCCAATTACAACATTTTAAGAAGAGCAAATCAAAAGCCAACATGCTATAAAATAATAATGTGGTGTGGAAATAAACAGATTTGGCTGGGGCCACCCGAGCTTCGAGAAATTACAGTATCTGCCAAACAAAACTGCCTTCTTGGCTGACGGTACTGAAATCACCCTCACTATGCTCAGACTCAGCTGCTGCTAATACTACTACACATAATAATACAAACAAaagtacaaataataataataatataaatattaataatacaCCACCACTGCTAATACTAATACAAATAACAGTACaaataatactaatactaatactaatactgataataataataataatacaagtatTAATAATACATCACCACTGCTAATATTAATacattcaatattattattattattattattattattattattattattattattattattattattattaataataataataatcataaacaatacaaaataatattaTTACACCACTATTGCTATTACTAatacatacaataataataaacCACCACTAGTAATGCTAATGAATGAAATAAcagtaaaaatacagtaaaacattaataacaatacaaattataataaaaaataacaatagtactactactactattaccactactactattactactactactactactaataataataataataataatacaccatCTATGTTAACACTAATACatacagtaataataaaaataaaaataataataatacaagtatCAGTACAAATAAGAATATTAATAATCAAAatacagataataataataataataataataataataataataataataattagaaaaaaaacaaccaCTGCTAATACCAATATTTTCAATAAgaagacaaataataataatattaataaaattagtaataataataataataataataatacaccacCACTGCTATTACTAATACATACatgaataatacaaataataataatacaccacCACTGTTATTACTTATACAcgcaataataataaaacatataataataataataataataataataataataacagaaaataACCTTCTTAGCTTTACCTTGTTCTACAGTCTGTGTTTGGAGCATTCAGCCACCCCTTCTTTTTATAAAGTCTAAACTGTTTGCTAATATTACCTAGCTGGTTATTTTGCAATCACCGATTGCTAAATCGTTTGACAGAAAATTCTTTGGTACATATACTGTTCTTATAAGACGGTATTGCAATCATGCAGGAGATAACAACACCATCCTTGCAATTGTATTGTGATTGCATTGTGTGTAGTGAGTcactgtatatacagagctgaCGCAGGACACTGCAGATCACAAACACCTCCGCCTGTCCTTGCTCTTTTACCTGCTGCTGGTAACATTGGATGGTGTATAATAATATGTACTGGGACACTCTGAATTCTGGCCTCACTCCATATGACTCATTATATGTGGTTTGGAAGGTTTTACATTTGGATACAAAGTATATATGAATGTGATTGATTCGGTCTGTTGTCATTGGCTTAGATTCCACCTCTTGGGCTAATTGTATTTTTTCTTGGCAGGACACAGATGAACATTGCTACACAATCTGGAAATTCATACCAGGGACAAAACAATTCCAGTCGTATTACTATGACATTCAGAGCTAGTATTCATATTTTTTCTGAAATTTTAActccccttcgtgaccaggccattttttgccatacggcacggCGTTACTTTAcagtaactgacaattgcgcggtcgtgcgacgttgtacccaaataaaattgatgtcctttttttccccacaaatagagctttattttggtaggatttgatcacctctgcgtttttttttttttttttttgcgctataaacaaaaaaagaccaacaattttgaaaaagaacagtatttttttactttctgctataaaacacatccaataaaaatttttaaaaaatctaatttcttcatcagtttaggccaatatgtattctgctacatgtttttggattaaaaaaaaatcccattaagtgtactgtatattgattggtttgcacaacagttatagtctacaaattatgggatatttttatggcatttttattatttttttttatggaatttttattattttaattttttttacgtcGGGTCCCGCTGatttggctgtgattggacatgcgCGCCCCCCAGACCCACTGctcgaaatcacgtacctgtacgtgattttgcacagggtGGGCTACCTTGCCGCAGTGTATCTGCGTGGGTCGGTCCATAAGCGGTTAAAGCGGACCTCTTAGGTGCTTTATTAGCCTGCATTAAAGCCTATGTGAgccctcaccttgtaaaaaaaaaaacaaaaaaaaacccattaaatttaaaatagaaatgaaaggcaaaacatttttgtagagatataaaacattataaatacatttttccttctttttctataAGAGATCACATACTGTCTGTTCCCAGTTGCATAAGGAGTTTGCAGaggtaggggaggagaaacagcagaacactgatcttcccagtgaatggctgggggggttgtcagcacaagtctgatcattggaggaaagcaggctgagttcccagcacaattataaaactgaccacgctgtgctctcatgcctagtgtggtggGTTTTTAACCACTCGCTGTCATTATACAGCGgctctttgaagaggaataccggggttatggcagcatatagctgccataaccccggtatcctcttcttcagcgggcggtccgctttcagaaaaAAGTTGTCTTcttggcggattcgccgcaagatcacttttattaggggcaggagagggcccccctcccgccacgtttCGGGGGTCTCCTCCGCTTACCGGACCCACCGGTAATGGCGGAGACAATCGCGTCTGCTCCCTTGTGAGGCTGGCTGCCAAGTGAGGGGAAGACaacccccactcagctccatagcattgactggcggaagcaacatcaaacgtcacttccgcccaatgcacttaaaggagaattttcttatttttttgttttttttcaaatgacatttttttttattgcattttagtgtaaatatgagatctgaggtgtttttgaccccccagatctcatagttaagaggccctgtcatccttttctctattacaagggatgtttacattctttgtaatagaataaaagtgacccaaaattttttttttcaaaaggattgtgtcaaaataaaaaataaaaagcaaaataaataataataaaacatttttttctaaaaaactgCCCTGTCCCGCccagctcgcgcgcagaagcaaacgcatacgtgagtagcgcccgcatatgaaaaccacacatgtgaggtatcaccacgatcgttagagcgagagaaataattctagccctagacctcctctgtaactcaaaacatgtatcctgtagaattttttaaacatcgccagttggagatttttgagggtaaatgtttgtcgccatttcacgagcgggagcaattttgaagcgtgacatgttgggtattaatttactcggtgcaacattatctttcaaaatattttaaaaaattgggctaacttcactgttgtcttattttttaattgaaaaaagtgtattttttccaaaaaaagagtgcacttgtaagaccgctgtgcaaatactgtgggacagaaagtattgcaacgacctccattttattctctagggtgttagaaaaaatatatataatgtttgggggttctaagtaattttctagcaaaaaaaaaaattattattttaacttgtaaacaccaagtctgaaaaataggccttatgtgttttattaggaaagcagaaggactggcatgAACAcaggggatttcacacaaaggaagcaatataaagagaacaggaaacTTTTTCATACAAGCGCATGGTACAGCATACACATATCAGGATAGGGATATGAAATTCTGGGTTTATATATTCTTTGATTAAttttggttacatagtaggtgaggtcgaaaaaggacacaagtccatcaagtccaacctgtgtaaaGTCATCCTCAAACTCCAGTAGAGTGACCTTGCCTAGGCTGGAATAATGTAATAAGTCTGCTTCAGGCTgaagaaagcatttcctcagtccacagacattgtaactttgtagcaagcataGACCACAGCAGGAGCTGACATTGGTAAGCACAGTCAAGAACTGCAAAAGCACCAGGATTATGTATTAACAGGGACACGAGAGGAATAGTATGAGATATAATACATAAATGTAGAGGAGTATAAAGGAGGGCAGGCAATGCAGCATTGGGCAGACACTAGACCACCAAAGAGTATGAGATATAATACAGcaatatgaagaagagaagaatggaATGTACATGAATGTGGAGAAGTATAGAAGAGGAGAGTTAATACAAGGTTGGGCAGACACTGGACCAGCAAATGGTATGGCATATGATATATGAATGTGGAGCAGTATAAAGGAAGACacgcatcttatgccgcgtacacaccagcagacttttcgaccagactggtccgacggtctatccgacggacattcagcagacttccgacggactttccgaacaaatggACACATGTATatattacgtgtgtgtgtgtgtgtatatatatatatatatatatatatatatatatatatatataatcattacatcagggtccccagagagccccccccttacatcagtgaccccagagagccccctttcatcagagccCCTAGAAAGCTTCCCACTTGCATCAGGTTCCACAGagcgcctcccccttgcatcagggtccccagagagcccccttaaatcagagagcctcccacttgcaACAGGATCCacaaagagcctcccccttgcatcagggtccccagagagcctcccccttacatcagggtccccagagagcctacccctttcatcagggtccccagagagcccctccttacatcagggtcctcagaaagccccccttacatcagagtccccagggggcctcccccttgcatcagggtccccagagagactctcattacctcagagttcccagagagctgctccttacgtcagggtcaccagagagggggcaggcagtgagagatgatgcaatctctctgctgcccatggctgcaTAGTGAGGGTGGAACATCGTTGATGCAAGGccggtggtgagagatgatgtcatatcTCTGCTAGCTCGACCGCCTGCCTGGCTCTTCTGTGCTGCCTGCCCGCTCTCCTGTGCTGCCCGCTGCACTTGGCTGCAGAGAGGCCGCGGCCAGGTAGTGGGCCATGACCCTGTAGTTGGGGAcctctgc encodes:
- the LOC141110345 gene encoding zonadhesin-like isoform X2; translation: MATSRCQMVIQLLVLAFSMLLIGESQAATTQVPCPPNSSYGCRSPCYSSCDSLPLTACTGKCTPACMCNEGFVFQSADSDVCVPVSSCEVTCQENAHFVPCYRTPLPTCDNLGIHYQQSRYCMPRCVCDDGYVLSNEPNPRCINKKKC
- the LOC141110345 gene encoding zonadhesin-like isoform X1, which produces MATSRCQMVIQLLVLDFCLLSAFSMLLIGESQAATTQVPCPPNSSYGCRSPCYSSCDSLPLTACTGKCTPACMCNEGFVFQSADSDVCVPVSSCEVTCQENAHFVPCYRTPLPTCDNLGIHYQQSRYCMPRCVCDDGYVLSNEPNPRCINKKKC